In Sphingobacterium sp. PCS056, the following proteins share a genomic window:
- the atpA gene encoding F0F1 ATP synthase subunit alpha, with amino-acid sequence MIEVRPDEVSAVLREQLSGFKSEAELEEVGTVLSIGDGIARIYGLTKVQSGELVEFDNGLQGIVLNLEEDNVGVVLLGPSDIVKEGDTIKRTNRIASIKVGEGMCGRVVNTLGQPIDGKGPITGETYEMPIERKAPGVLFRQPVTEPLQTGIKAIDAMIPVGRGQRELVIGDRQTGKTAVCIDTILNQKEFYDAGQPVFCIYVAIGQKNSTVANIVRTLEERGAMAYTVVVAASAADPAPLQFYAPMAGAAIGEFFRDTGRPALIVYDDLSKQAVAYREVSLLLKRPPGREAYPGDVFYLHSRLLERAAKINASDEIARNMNDLPESIKHLVKGGGSLTALPIIETQAGDVSAYIPTNVISITDGQIFLESNLFNAGIRPAINVGISVSRVGGNAQIKPMKKVAGTLKLDQAQYRELEAFAKFGSDLDAATKGVLDKGIRNVEILKQAQYSPVSVEKQVAIIYAGTKGLFRSVPVNKVREFEEEYLTLLEQRHPEVLNAFKAGKFSDELTSVLETVAKDLASKY; translated from the coding sequence ATGATAGAGGTAAGACCAGATGAGGTTTCGGCAGTTTTAAGAGAACAATTGTCGGGCTTTAAATCAGAAGCCGAACTAGAGGAAGTTGGTACCGTACTTAGTATTGGTGACGGTATTGCTCGTATTTACGGCTTAACTAAAGTTCAGTCCGGTGAATTGGTTGAATTTGATAACGGATTACAAGGTATCGTATTAAACTTAGAAGAAGATAACGTTGGTGTTGTTCTTTTAGGTCCTTCAGACATCGTCAAAGAAGGTGATACTATCAAACGTACTAATCGTATCGCATCTATTAAAGTAGGTGAAGGTATGTGTGGTCGTGTTGTAAATACATTAGGTCAGCCAATTGATGGTAAAGGACCTATTACAGGTGAGACATACGAAATGCCAATCGAGCGTAAAGCTCCAGGTGTATTGTTCCGTCAACCAGTAACTGAGCCATTACAAACAGGTATCAAAGCTATTGATGCGATGATTCCGGTAGGTCGTGGACAACGTGAGTTGGTAATCGGTGACCGTCAGACAGGTAAAACTGCTGTATGTATCGATACAATCTTAAATCAAAAAGAATTTTATGATGCTGGTCAACCGGTATTCTGTATCTATGTTGCTATCGGTCAAAAGAACTCTACAGTTGCGAATATCGTTCGTACTTTAGAAGAGCGTGGTGCAATGGCTTATACCGTTGTTGTTGCTGCTTCAGCTGCTGATCCAGCTCCATTACAGTTCTACGCGCCAATGGCGGGTGCTGCTATCGGTGAATTCTTCCGTGATACAGGTCGTCCGGCTTTGATCGTATATGATGATTTATCAAAACAAGCGGTAGCTTACCGTGAGGTTTCATTATTATTGAAAAGACCTCCGGGACGTGAAGCATATCCAGGTGATGTTTTCTACTTACATAGCCGTCTATTAGAAAGAGCTGCGAAAATCAATGCTTCTGATGAGATTGCTAGAAATATGAATGATCTTCCTGAGTCTATCAAACACTTGGTAAAAGGTGGTGGTTCATTGACTGCTCTTCCTATTATTGAGACTCAAGCGGGTGACGTTTCTGCGTATATCCCTACAAACGTAATCTCGATTACTGATGGTCAGATTTTCTTGGAGTCGAACTTGTTTAACGCAGGTATCCGTCCAGCGATCAACGTCGGTATTTCTGTATCTCGTGTAGGTGGTAACGCTCAGATCAAGCCAATGAAAAAGGTTGCTGGTACATTAAAATTGGATCAAGCACAATACCGTGAGTTAGAAGCTTTCGCAAAATTTGGTTCTGATCTAGATGCAGCAACTAAAGGAGTTTTAGATAAAGGTATCCGTAACGTTGAGATTTTAAAACAAGCGCAATACTCTCCGGTTTCTGTTGAAAAACAAGTAGCCATTATTTATGCAGGTACTAAAGGTTTATTCCGTTCTGTTCCAGTAAATAAAGTGAGAGAGTTTGAAGAAGAATATTTAACGTTGTTAGAGCAACGTCATCCAGAGGTTTTAAATGCTTTTAAAGCAGGTAAATTCTCAGATGAATTAACTTCAGTATTAGAAACAGTAGCTAAAGACTTAGCATCAAAATATTAA
- the atpG gene encoding ATP synthase F1 subunit gamma, whose amino-acid sequence MANLKEVRIRIASVTSTQQITKAMKMVSAAKLKRATNAIVQLRPYANKLREILADVSASVEGSNSPYTVDREPNKVLIIVVSSNRGLAGAFNANAIKTANKLVAEKYADQLRKGDVSMITIGKKGYDFYAKKPAYNIIANHSDLFGALNFENTSKITEFVMEQFKEGNFDRVEVVYNQFRNAAVQILTSEQILPLLPTEDTLSTKEKTAEVDYIIEPSKEKIIEELIPKAIKIQLYKAILDSHASEHGARMTAMDKATDNAGDLLKALKLSYNQARQAAITTELTEIVSGAAALSNG is encoded by the coding sequence ATGGCAAATTTAAAAGAAGTAAGAATCCGTATCGCATCGGTAACATCGACACAGCAGATTACTAAGGCGATGAAAATGGTATCTGCAGCGAAATTAAAACGTGCTACTAATGCAATCGTTCAATTGCGTCCGTATGCGAATAAACTTCGTGAAATTTTGGCAGATGTATCTGCAAGTGTAGAAGGAAGTAACTCTCCTTATACGGTAGATCGTGAACCAAATAAAGTGTTGATTATTGTTGTTTCTTCTAATAGAGGTCTGGCTGGTGCTTTTAATGCGAATGCAATCAAAACTGCTAATAAGTTAGTTGCCGAAAAGTATGCTGATCAATTACGTAAAGGTGATGTAAGTATGATCACCATTGGTAAAAAGGGATACGATTTCTATGCTAAAAAGCCTGCTTATAATATTATTGCCAATCATAGTGATTTATTCGGTGCTTTGAATTTTGAAAATACTTCAAAAATCACTGAATTTGTAATGGAACAATTCAAAGAAGGTAACTTTGACCGTGTAGAGGTGGTGTATAACCAATTCAGAAATGCTGCGGTACAAATTTTGACTTCTGAGCAAATTTTACCATTACTTCCTACGGAAGATACTCTTTCGACTAAGGAAAAAACTGCTGAGGTTGATTATATTATCGAACCTTCGAAAGAGAAGATCATTGAGGAATTAATTCCTAAAGCTATTAAAATTCAATTGTACAAAGCTATTTTGGATTCACATGCTTCTGAGCATGGTGCTCGTATGACAGCTATGGATAAAGCAACTGATAATGCTGGAGATTTGTTAAAAGCATTGAAGCTTTCATACAACCAAGCGCGTCAGGCTGCTATTACTACAGAGTTAACGGAGATTGTTTCTGGTGCAGCTGCATTATCAAATGGATAA
- a CDS encoding GDYXXLXY domain-containing protein, which produces MKTYKNWIIAANLIAIIAYFSFTIIQKENILKNGKLILLELSPIDPRSLMQGDYMQMRYSIADSLDTQEAPLRGYLVVRLNEKNIAQGVRVQQHTTPLNNGEFLINYTKSNRNNLNIGAESFFFQEGHAQRYEQAKFGGIKVDNKGNSLLIGLYNNQQKIIK; this is translated from the coding sequence ATGAAAACATATAAAAACTGGATCATCGCTGCAAATTTAATTGCCATCATAGCTTACTTTAGTTTCACTATAATTCAAAAAGAAAACATCCTTAAGAATGGAAAACTGATCCTGTTAGAATTATCTCCCATAGATCCAAGATCACTTATGCAAGGTGATTATATGCAAATGAGATATAGCATAGCAGATAGCCTTGACACACAAGAAGCTCCATTGAGAGGCTATCTTGTGGTCAGATTAAATGAAAAGAACATAGCACAAGGAGTACGCGTCCAACAGCATACGACGCCATTGAATAACGGTGAATTTTTGATTAATTATACAAAATCCAACAGGAACAATCTAAACATTGGTGCAGAGTCTTTCTTTTTTCAGGAAGGTCATGCTCAAAGATATGAGCAAGCAAAATTTGGAGGAATTAAAGTCGATAATAAAGGAAATAGCCTTTTAATAGGACTCTATAATAACCAACAAAAAATCATAAAATAA
- a CDS encoding DUF4401 domain-containing protein, with protein sequence MENKQAIRDKIERLSKDSDPAFQINTDNVLAEYAHLDKNSSNITIKILSILGVISSVLCFLAALFSLHLLDDKLNVMICGSILLILSLWCVKKYNSIIIDTASITCYVVGGWMLIYGLDHDDINNMLIACLMINLCTLAIVQRYLMSLLNILLIIYSCIALTSHNSDNLIFIALINMVLIAALIYILTQEAPILSKRNLISKLYQPIRVALALSTIATTAFIVLSHFETEASPFNTSAIALYALSIIYSFATLFIVHKIIAKFDTVKSNTQILIYIFVTFILASTIINPGISGAIVLILFCFYYQYKFGLYSGIIALLFFLSHFYYNLNFSLLTKSIFLMLSGLVFLVIYYIINSKKVKNENI encoded by the coding sequence ATGGAAAATAAACAGGCAATAAGAGATAAAATAGAAAGACTAAGTAAAGACAGTGATCCCGCTTTTCAAATCAATACGGATAACGTATTAGCTGAGTATGCACATTTAGATAAAAACAGCTCAAACATAACCATAAAAATACTATCTATACTCGGAGTGATCAGCAGTGTTTTATGTTTTTTAGCCGCTTTATTTTCACTACACCTACTCGATGACAAGTTAAATGTAATGATCTGCGGATCCATATTACTCATTCTTTCATTATGGTGCGTTAAAAAATACAACAGCATCATCATAGATACTGCGAGTATCACCTGCTACGTCGTGGGAGGATGGATGTTGATCTATGGTTTAGATCATGATGATATCAATAATATGCTCATCGCATGCCTCATGATTAATCTATGCACGTTAGCTATAGTACAGCGCTATCTCATGTCTCTGTTAAACATACTTCTTATCATCTATTCATGCATAGCACTGACCAGCCATAATTCGGACAATCTAATCTTTATCGCACTAATCAACATGGTACTCATAGCCGCGTTAATCTATATCTTGACACAAGAAGCACCAATCCTTTCCAAACGAAACCTCATCAGTAAACTCTACCAACCTATACGAGTTGCGCTCGCACTTTCGACAATAGCAACAACAGCGTTTATTGTACTATCACATTTTGAGACTGAAGCATCACCTTTCAATACCTCTGCCATCGCATTGTACGCATTATCGATCATATATTCATTTGCAACCTTATTTATCGTGCACAAAATCATAGCAAAATTTGATACTGTAAAGTCTAATACCCAAATATTAATTTATATATTCGTCACCTTCATACTCGCTTCAACAATTATTAATCCCGGGATATCAGGAGCCATAGTGCTCATACTATTTTGTTTCTATTATCAATATAAATTTGGTCTTTATTCAGGAATAATTGCATTATTATTTTTTCTATCGCATTTCTACTACAACCTAAACTTTTCGCTATTGACCAAATCCATATTTTTAATGCTATCTGGACTCGTGTTTCTAGTCATTTACTATATCATAAATTCAAAGAAAGTCAAGAATGAAAACATATAA
- a CDS encoding DUF2157 domain-containing protein translates to MEKIDREDIMITSKHSNRSKKQIESLLEKYIYAKPKDWKKFLDLFLLTLGLGFVVSGIVFFFAFNWAELNKFIKIGIILLLLAASIICAIQLRIKEIYKKMLITAAAMLVGVLFAVFGQIYQTGANAYDFFLAWTLFITLWVIITHFYPLWLLFIVLTNVTIVLFNEQVSNNFDSISLTTLLFFIDGLALIALLTLNKYDKADIPLWFRNTLALAVTTIATVGICFVIFDSKLQQGTLLICGTIAFYLYSIRYALSNKSTFFIGSIAFSLLIMINCIILEIYNDDIALLIISILFIMGVTAVIKFLLNLQLKWTNGK, encoded by the coding sequence ATGGAAAAAATAGATCGGGAAGATATCATGATTACCAGTAAGCACAGTAATCGGTCAAAAAAACAAATCGAATCACTATTAGAAAAATATATCTATGCCAAACCAAAAGATTGGAAAAAGTTTCTAGATCTATTTTTATTGACTTTGGGATTGGGATTTGTCGTATCTGGAATTGTATTTTTCTTTGCATTCAATTGGGCTGAACTCAATAAATTTATCAAAATAGGCATTATACTCTTACTATTGGCTGCCAGTATCATCTGCGCCATTCAGTTGCGGATCAAAGAAATTTATAAAAAGATGCTAATAACTGCGGCTGCAATGTTAGTAGGGGTCCTATTTGCAGTTTTTGGTCAAATATATCAAACAGGAGCCAATGCCTACGACTTTTTTCTGGCATGGACGCTATTCATTACACTTTGGGTTATTATCACTCATTTTTATCCCCTTTGGTTACTATTTATAGTCCTGACCAATGTTACAATCGTTTTATTCAACGAACAGGTGTCTAACAATTTTGACTCAATAAGTTTAACCACCCTATTATTTTTCATCGATGGTCTGGCACTCATAGCATTACTAACATTAAATAAATACGACAAAGCAGACATTCCCCTGTGGTTTAGAAATACGTTAGCACTAGCAGTTACTACTATTGCAACTGTGGGGATCTGTTTCGTGATCTTCGACTCCAAACTCCAACAAGGCACACTTTTGATCTGTGGCACAATTGCTTTTTACTTATACAGTATACGATATGCATTATCAAACAAAAGCACATTTTTTATTGGCTCTATAGCTTTCAGCTTATTGATCATGATCAATTGTATCATCCTGGAAATTTATAATGATGACATCGCATTACTTATCATCAGTATCTTATTTATTATGGGTGTAACAGCAGTTATTAAATTTTTATTAAATCTTCAATTAAAATGGACCAATGGAAAATAA
- a CDS encoding 3-oxoacyl-ACP synthase III family protein: protein MFQSKIAGIGYYVPKNVYTNQDLTRFMDTSDEWIQERTGIKERRYADRIGETTTTMAVEASKIAIERANTTAEEIDFIIFATLSPDYYFPGCGVLLQREMGMKEVGALDIRNQCSGFIYALSVADQFIKTGMYKNILVVGSEKHSFALDYSTRGRNVSVIFGDGAGAVVLQPTKDANKGILSTHLHADGADAEKLAMYYPGASGGIWLDEKPTWPEQELGGMLMTAEMLEDGTAFPVMDGQAVFKKAVVKFPEVIGEALTKNNLTTQDIDLLVPHQANLRISQFIQKTLKLNDDQVFNNIQKYGNTTAASVPIALCEAWEAGKIKDGDLICLAAFGAGFTWGSALIRW, encoded by the coding sequence ATGTTTCAATCCAAAATTGCAGGTATAGGATACTATGTACCAAAAAATGTTTATACCAATCAAGATTTAACTCGTTTTATGGATACTAGCGATGAGTGGATTCAAGAAAGAACAGGTATAAAAGAAAGAAGATATGCCGATCGCATTGGCGAAACGACTACAACTATGGCGGTCGAAGCTTCAAAAATAGCCATTGAGCGTGCCAATACCACTGCCGAAGAAATTGATTTCATCATCTTTGCAACATTATCGCCAGACTACTATTTCCCGGGTTGTGGGGTCTTGCTTCAAAGAGAAATGGGAATGAAAGAAGTCGGAGCTTTGGATATTCGAAACCAATGCTCAGGATTTATATATGCATTATCTGTAGCCGATCAGTTTATCAAAACAGGTATGTACAAAAATATTTTAGTAGTTGGTTCAGAAAAACATTCATTTGCCTTGGACTATTCGACACGAGGTCGCAATGTGTCGGTTATATTTGGAGATGGAGCAGGAGCAGTTGTACTTCAACCGACAAAAGATGCCAATAAGGGAATATTAAGTACACATTTACACGCTGATGGTGCAGATGCTGAAAAATTAGCTATGTATTATCCAGGTGCTTCAGGAGGAATTTGGCTCGATGAAAAACCAACATGGCCTGAACAAGAACTCGGAGGAATGCTCATGACAGCAGAGATGTTGGAAGATGGAACTGCCTTTCCAGTCATGGATGGTCAAGCCGTCTTTAAGAAAGCGGTAGTAAAATTTCCAGAAGTAATCGGAGAAGCATTGACTAAAAATAACTTAACTACACAAGATATTGACCTATTGGTTCCCCATCAAGCAAATTTGAGGATTTCACAGTTTATTCAAAAAACCCTTAAGCTCAATGACGATCAGGTATTTAATAATATTCAAAAATATGGAAATACCACAGCTGCATCTGTCCCAATTGCCTTGTGTGAAGCATGGGAAGCTGGCAAAATAAAAGACGGGGATCTCATTTGTCTAGCAGCCTTTGGTGCTGGATTTACATGGGGATCAGCTTTAATACGCTGGTAA
- a CDS encoding ATP-dependent Clp protease adaptor ClpS gives MSTETAQETYSLSEILASVKDSNRLILWNDDINTFDHVIFCMMHHLQYSEPESERIAFKVHNEGKCAVLEGSMTEMEVYRKILKAEGLTVSVE, from the coding sequence ATGAGTACAGAAACTGCACAAGAAACCTATTCCTTGTCCGAAATTTTAGCTTCCGTTAAAGATTCCAACCGACTAATTCTTTGGAATGATGATATCAATACGTTTGATCATGTTATTTTTTGTATGATGCATCATCTTCAATATTCAGAACCAGAATCCGAAAGGATTGCATTCAAAGTTCATAATGAGGGTAAGTGTGCTGTCCTAGAAGGGTCGATGACTGAAATGGAAGTGTACCGGAAAATTTTGAAGGCAGAGGGCTTGACTGTTTCTGTAGAATAA
- a CDS encoding TonB-dependent receptor domain-containing protein: protein MLSKNHTYSFAFLITILFFPIWAFAQSGKISAILVDEKTGATVHYASASLLTGTAQAYLKGTQSDDNGVITFQDVPDGTFTLRVTYVGYADLIKPNIVVSNASNLNLGKLMLKSSGELLSEVVVEGRVPAMQIGIDRKVFNVGESLVSAGGTATDLLANVPTLQVDQDGTVSLRGSNVKILIDGKESAMAGNDVTALLQSLPANSIDKVEIITNPSSKYDAEGQTGIVNIVLKKNIRTGLNGAVNASAGSYDNYMAGLTLNYRDKKFNYFGSYNFNRRNMVGSGKVDNTLLDNNSRIYNESESSRKGKGHNVKAGVDYNITDHTTVGLSGNMSIRNNDRSEDLNYQYFNHPTLIGTSNRTSRQFEDDFAYDLNFDFRHQFKRSGEELTANASYGNDKEDGTNDFVQEFSGPTLGSGRKNVTSENGKVINLQADYVLPFSETSKFEAGYRTQIRKSFDTQFSDTLVVSNGDYLPDYKISNDFDFTSTVHALYVNYQNKLSKRIGYQLGLRGEQFELKSTYFSKDPDVLDKETNANQDFFRLYPTVFLTYDLDDNGDNKLQLSYSRRVQRARGWQINPFPDVTDNMNQRQGNPNLKPEDVHAFELSYAKTFGKVNLVSSAYFNHTNEVIQPYVFFVDSNSVTYSKWENLTSRNLSGLEFIAKVNATKDFDFTFNLNLINTNFKANDLYQLPSRKGFSYNSNLTMNYRMTPTFSAQVRGEYNSSRVMAQGKMNAMKGIDVALKKDVFNKKASVMLNVRDVFNSRKMEGYTETPKLISNFERRWMKRMVTLSVSYRFGGQDLTKSKKKETNTNEISGEEY from the coding sequence ATGCTCTCTAAAAATCACACCTATTCCTTTGCTTTTTTAATCACTATTTTATTCTTTCCTATATGGGCTTTTGCTCAATCTGGTAAAATATCTGCCATACTGGTGGATGAAAAAACTGGTGCTACTGTCCATTATGCTAGTGCCTCTTTGCTTACGGGTACAGCCCAAGCTTATTTAAAAGGCACTCAATCTGACGATAATGGTGTCATTACTTTCCAAGATGTCCCAGATGGTACTTTTACCTTGCGTGTTACGTATGTTGGCTACGCTGACCTCATAAAACCTAATATTGTTGTTTCGAATGCTTCAAATTTAAATCTTGGCAAATTGATGCTCAAGTCTTCTGGTGAATTGCTAAGTGAGGTTGTGGTAGAGGGAAGGGTTCCGGCGATGCAAATTGGGATTGATCGTAAGGTATTTAATGTAGGAGAGAGCTTGGTCAGTGCAGGTGGTACTGCAACCGATTTATTGGCCAATGTACCTACATTGCAGGTCGATCAAGATGGTACGGTTAGTCTTAGAGGTTCTAATGTGAAGATATTGATCGATGGTAAGGAGTCTGCAATGGCAGGTAATGATGTGACGGCTTTATTACAGAGCTTACCGGCGAATTCCATTGATAAAGTGGAGATTATTACGAATCCTTCTTCTAAATATGATGCCGAAGGACAGACGGGCATTGTGAACATTGTCTTGAAAAAAAATATACGGACGGGTCTGAATGGTGCTGTTAATGCTTCGGCAGGTTCTTATGATAACTACATGGCTGGTCTGACCCTTAATTATCGGGACAAGAAGTTTAATTATTTTGGAAGCTATAATTTTAACCGCCGTAATATGGTGGGTAGCGGTAAGGTGGATAACACTTTATTAGATAATAATAGTCGCATCTATAATGAATCTGAGTCTTCTCGTAAAGGGAAGGGACATAATGTTAAAGCGGGAGTGGATTATAACATAACGGATCATACTACCGTGGGGCTTTCTGGTAATATGAGCATCCGTAATAATGACCGTTCTGAAGATCTGAATTATCAATATTTCAATCACCCTACACTTATAGGTACTAGTAATCGTACTTCACGTCAATTTGAAGATGACTTTGCGTACGACTTGAATTTTGATTTTAGACATCAATTTAAACGATCTGGTGAAGAATTGACGGCTAATGCTAGCTACGGAAATGATAAAGAGGATGGAACAAATGATTTCGTACAAGAGTTTAGTGGTCCCACTCTGGGTAGTGGTCGTAAAAATGTGACTTCTGAAAACGGAAAGGTGATCAACTTACAAGCTGATTATGTTTTACCTTTTTCTGAGACCAGTAAGTTTGAAGCTGGATACCGGACGCAGATCAGAAAATCTTTTGATACGCAGTTTTCAGATACGTTGGTTGTAAGTAATGGGGATTATCTGCCCGATTATAAGATCAGTAATGATTTTGACTTTACAAGTACCGTTCATGCTTTATATGTGAATTATCAGAATAAATTAAGCAAAAGGATTGGTTATCAATTGGGATTACGTGGCGAGCAGTTTGAATTAAAATCAACTTACTTTTCAAAGGATCCTGACGTACTTGATAAAGAAACAAATGCTAATCAGGATTTCTTTCGCTTGTACCCGACTGTTTTCTTGACGTACGATCTGGATGATAATGGTGATAATAAGTTGCAGTTGAGTTATTCTAGAAGAGTGCAGCGCGCCAGAGGGTGGCAGATCAATCCATTTCCTGATGTGACCGATAATATGAACCAACGCCAGGGTAATCCAAATCTGAAACCTGAAGATGTACATGCTTTTGAGTTAAGCTATGCAAAAACTTTTGGTAAAGTAAACTTGGTCAGTTCAGCATATTTTAACCATACCAATGAAGTGATTCAACCTTACGTATTCTTTGTGGATTCAAATAGTGTGACTTACAGTAAATGGGAAAATTTAACAAGCCGTAATTTATCTGGTCTTGAATTTATTGCTAAAGTAAATGCAACAAAAGATTTTGATTTTACATTCAACCTGAACTTGATCAATACCAATTTTAAAGCGAATGACTTGTACCAGTTGCCCAGTAGGAAGGGATTTTCTTATAATTCTAATTTAACCATGAACTATAGGATGACACCAACATTTTCTGCACAGGTTAGAGGCGAATATAATTCTTCTCGAGTAATGGCTCAAGGTAAGATGAATGCGATGAAAGGTATAGATGTAGCTTTGAAAAAAGACGTCTTTAATAAGAAAGCTTCTGTTATGCTGAATGTACGTGATGTATTTAATTCTAGAAAAATGGAAGGGTATACGGAGACACCGAAGTTGATTTCTAATTTTGAAAGACGCTGGATGAAAAGGATGGTTACTTTGTCAGTTTCGTATCGATTCGGAGGCCAGGATTTAACAAAGTCTAAGAAAAAGGAGACCAATACAAATGAAATATCCGGAGAAGAATATTAA
- a CDS encoding DUF1080 domain-containing protein — protein MKLRTIVLAATMLAGTASVGTAVAQQKKEVPAYKVLDLPKVDLKNFKKNKQGAYIIFDGTSMTGWRGYNKTVVPKKWTVDEGAIKFDSKANVGNDEGGDLIFAHDFKNFELELEWKVAKGANSGIFFLAKEIEGQPIYISSPECQVLDNENHPDAKMGVDGNRKSTSLYDMIPAKPQNGKPFGEWNKVKIVVNNGKVEHWQNGVKVVTYTLWDQSWIDLLQKSKFSESKWPLAYELLKNVGGKTKSGVIGFQDHGDDVWFKNITVKKL, from the coding sequence ATGAAATTAAGAACAATCGTTTTAGCAGCTACTATGCTCGCGGGTACTGCAAGTGTGGGTACTGCTGTCGCACAACAGAAGAAAGAAGTCCCTGCATATAAGGTTTTGGATCTACCAAAGGTAGATTTGAAAAATTTTAAAAAAAATAAGCAAGGTGCATATATCATTTTCGACGGTACTTCCATGACCGGATGGAGAGGTTATAATAAAACCGTAGTTCCTAAAAAATGGACTGTTGATGAGGGTGCCATAAAATTTGATAGTAAGGCAAATGTTGGAAATGATGAAGGTGGAGATTTAATTTTCGCACACGATTTTAAAAATTTCGAATTGGAGTTGGAGTGGAAAGTTGCGAAGGGGGCTAATTCGGGTATTTTCTTTTTAGCGAAAGAAATTGAAGGTCAACCGATCTATATTTCAAGCCCTGAATGTCAAGTGCTGGATAATGAAAATCATCCTGATGCGAAGATGGGTGTGGATGGTAATCGTAAATCAACATCTTTGTATGACATGATTCCGGCGAAGCCACAAAATGGCAAGCCATTTGGTGAGTGGAACAAAGTGAAAATCGTTGTGAACAATGGCAAAGTTGAACATTGGCAGAATGGTGTCAAAGTGGTCACCTACACACTTTGGGATCAATCTTGGATTGATTTATTGCAGAAAAGTAAATTTAGTGAATCAAAATGGCCTTTGGCGTATGAGCTCTTGAAAAATGTTGGTGGTAAAACCAAATCAGGTGTGATTGGATTCCAAGATCATGGTGATGATGTTTGGTTTAAAAATATTACCGTAAAAAAACTATAA
- a CDS encoding YjjG family noncanonical pyrimidine nucleotidase produces the protein MFQQEKKDIFFDLDHTIWDFDKNAEETLDELYYHYQFDQLFQQESSTTFIKTYTINNHRLWDLYHHGKIDKAELRRARFADTFTQLGVDPSLFPNDFEEEYLLICPQKTNLFPHAHETLSYLYNNYNLHLISNGFKEACEVKLATSDLHKYFKNIFISEVVGVNKPDPRIFNYALDKAHAKTDHSLMIGDNIDADVRGAMHVGMDAIFFNPTQIEKPQDINHMIHNLKELQEIL, from the coding sequence ATGTTTCAACAAGAAAAAAAAGATATATTCTTCGATTTAGATCATACCATTTGGGATTTTGACAAAAATGCGGAAGAGACATTGGATGAACTCTATTACCACTACCAATTTGATCAACTCTTTCAACAAGAATCCTCTACGACATTTATTAAGACCTATACGATCAATAATCATCGACTATGGGACTTATACCATCACGGTAAAATCGATAAAGCAGAACTGCGCCGTGCGCGATTTGCAGACACCTTCACACAGCTTGGTGTAGACCCTTCCCTTTTCCCAAATGATTTTGAGGAAGAATATTTATTGATCTGTCCGCAAAAGACAAATCTATTTCCTCATGCACATGAAACATTAAGCTATCTGTATAATAATTATAACTTACACTTGATATCAAATGGCTTCAAAGAAGCTTGTGAAGTAAAACTTGCAACAAGTGATCTTCATAAATACTTTAAAAACATATTCATATCGGAAGTGGTGGGAGTCAATAAACCGGATCCCAGAATATTCAATTATGCACTAGATAAAGCCCATGCAAAAACTGATCATTCCCTCATGATCGGTGATAATATCGATGCCGATGTTCGCGGAGCTATGCATGTAGGAATGGACGCGATATTCTTCAATCCAACACAAATTGAAAAACCACAGGATATCAACCATATGATCCATAATCTTAAAGAACTACAAGAAATCCTCTAG